In Aerosakkonema funiforme FACHB-1375, the sequence TGAATCCTGCATTAGCCGTTTGCTCCCTAAATACGGCATAAGCTTTCTCCGCCAAAGCTCCCCAAATTGAAGCATCGCTGTTTGCGAGAAGTTGTCTGCGATCAGGGAATGGAAATTGATCAGTTATTTCAGCCCCGTTGAGATCGACCGTGACTGGCAGCGTAATTTCTGTTGCAGTGCCACCCCTCTGAGCAAAAGGCATTTGGTCGTAATTAAACACCTTTTTAGTATTAGTATCTGTGAAGTTTATTGTTCCCTGACCCTTCACAGTTGCCACAGTTTGATCGACGGTGACGTAATATGCCTCACGGTTATCGTCAAAAAAGCGAAATGTATAGGTGCCATCTCCGTTTGTCGTAATGAAGGGTTCTGCCTTGATGTTTTTTGGAGATTGAGAAGTCGCAAAAACTGCCCCTAACGCTCCCATAAACGCACAGTCACCCAAATCACGTTGGTTGATGCCACGAATTCTGTCTTCCTTATCGTTACCGTAAAGCTCGCCTTCAATTTTTAAATGCTCAACATTAGTCTGCACCACAGGAGATTGGCCACGTGCTGTATCACCCGCTCCGATGTATATAGGTTGTGGATTTATTCCCTTGATCAGCCCTAGCGCGTTCTGAAGTACAGTACCATTGACGGCGGTATTTTGACCTGTTCGATCGATCGCATCGTTCACTTGAGTAAGCTGGAATTTGACAGAATCAGGCATTCTGAAGGATACCGCTTCGCGAGTTAATTCCTTCAAATCCGCTTGTTCTTGAACCGAAACCGTTCCATCGGCTGTTGCTTGGTTAATGAACGATAATACATCTTCACGCCCCAAAGTTGTTTTATTTGCCAGGAGACTTTGCATTCCCGGGTCGCCCAGAGTAACCGTACTGCCTTCACCTGTTAACGGTGTCGTCGTAACCGTGTAATGACCGTCACCAGCCCTATCTTTATCAGAACGATTGACTTGAATTTGGTAAGTAGTATTAGCCTGAGCAGTAAAAGTTAATTCCGAGTCAGTCTCGCCATTAGCATCATCATTGCTGCTAATAGCAACGCCATTGGCAAGCAGTTGTACGGAATTGTCAAATGTCTCAGATTCGACGTTAATGCGAATTTGCTCCCCTGGATTAACACCTTGCAGAGTGTAAGTATCAGATTCGTTGAGACCACCAGGAGTAAATGTCCCTGTAATCGTTTCATCACGACCGATCAGTGGAGTAGCTCCCGCTCCTGCTTCCACCGTTGAGGTGAGGGTAAAGCTTCCTGTTTGTTGCTCGTCCCAAGAAGTGACGCGAACTGCGTAATTAATTCCTGACTCGACGACAAAATTCAATTGGGAGTTGGTATTTTCGTCACCGATGTCATCATTAGAGGCAATGAACTCTTTTGTATCGGCATTAATCAGTTCTAGGTAAGAATCGAAGCTGGAAGAATTGAGGGCGATTTTCAATTCTTGCCCTGGATTCACCCCAGTTAAATCCAAACGGTAATCTCGTTTAAATGCGTTGATTTCATGCGGGTCAGGCAGGTCAGTATTGGTTATATTGTCAGAGACATTGCCACCATTAGCAGCTAGATTGCCCACAATGGTTGAAGAAGCTTGACCGGAAAGGGTGAAAGCACCTACAGCATTGGCATTAACACCGCTGACACGCACCATATATGGTGTACCTGGCTCCACAGTAAAATTGATCCGGGAGTTGGGGTTTCCGGAGCCAATGTTATCGTTTTCCGCAATCACTTCTCCAGTTACGAGATCCACCAGTTGCAAGTAAGTGTCATAAGCGGCTGTTAAGTCAAGTTGAACTTGCTGACCAGGATCGAGTCCGCTGAGGAGATACTCTTCTGAGTAGCTACCTTTACGATTCAGATTCGCTCCATCAGCTGCGTTTAAGTTGCCGCTAATTGTGCCTTTTCCACTTACCAAGTCAAATCCAGGCAGCACCTCATTTGGGGGTTTAGGATTGCGGACGGCATTATCACCCCCGGTGGTAATGTAATATTTGAAGAGTTCTGCGGGAGTGAGGTTAGAACTGTTAGGAGCAGAGCTTACCTGACTGTAGTATTCAGCATCGTAAGAATCAGATAACGGTCGCAGTTCGTTAATGCCAAAGTTGCGGAAGTGATCGTACAGTTGTTCGTTGCTCAACCCCGCTAAATCTTTATTAGCGCTGCGATAGTAATTGACATCAAATTCATCGGAAGATCGACGACCTTCGCGAATTCCAAAGGTGGCAAAATGCGACAGGATAAACTTGTTATAAGATGACAACTCTGCTGGATTATCTAGCACGGCTTCGGTTGACAAATTTCTAGTGCTAGCGTAATAGGTCAGCAGATCCGGATTGTTTAAATCGTAGTAGTTGAGGTTTAATGGATAAGAAAATTCTCGTCCTTCTGCCACCCCAAACATTGCCAGGTGCTGCAATGCTTGGTTGTTATCCAAGCTTTTCAGATCTGAGTTAACATCTCGATAAAAGTTGAGGTCAACAACGGGAGAAAACAGCCGTCCTTCTTTGACACCATTATTTTTTAGATGTAGGAAGGCTTGTTCTCGATTCCCTTGAAAAAATTGGTTGACATCATTATTACTTTGTAAGTAAAATTTTATGTCGCCAAATTGTGAAAAATTCCGCCCCTCAGCAACACCTTTATTTTGTAAATGGGCTAAAAGTTGCTGATTAGTAGTTAATCCGGCTGCTTGCAGATCCCCATTTGATGCGCGGTAGACGTTAAGATTGACAAAAGGGGAAAATTCTCTTCCTTCGTTTAGCCCAACTCTTTCAAAGTGGGCGCGTAGCTGAGCTTCTGTAGTTATACCAGCTTTAGCCAAATCGGGATTGGCAGCTTGGTAGTAACTGGCATCAAATAAATCAATACTCATCTGTTCACCCTGAATGAAGTTAATGATTATCTATCGCTGAAAAAGTGGCTAGGAACTATTGCCCAGACAAACCTCATCCCCCTAATCCCGTCTGGAATCTGGGATAAGGGGAGTATTTCTACCCCACGAGTTACTTTTAGCGCCAGGGGCAAAGGTTCCACTGTCCCGGCTTAGACTGGTAGCTGGAAAAGTGGTAAAATCGTTTATCTAGCGGCGCTGTAGATGCAGACGCCTCTGACAAAACTTCCAATTAGCAGGAATTTTTTCTTTGACGATTCCGATTAAAGCTTTTCTAAAAAACTTTGTCCAGATAAAAAAGTCACAGTAAAGTCACGTTATTTGTAAGAAATAAAACAAAAAAG encodes:
- a CDS encoding calpain family cysteine peptidase — protein: MSIDLFDASYYQAANPDLAKAGITTEAQLRAHFERVGLNEGREFSPFVNLNVYRASNGDLQAAGLTTNQQLLAHLQNKGVAEGRNFSQFGDIKFYLQSNNDVNQFFQGNREQAFLHLKNNGVKEGRLFSPVVDLNFYRDVNSDLKSLDNNQALQHLAMFGVAEGREFSYPLNLNYYDLNNPDLLTYYASTRNLSTEAVLDNPAELSSYNKFILSHFATFGIREGRRSSDEFDVNYYRSANKDLAGLSNEQLYDHFRNFGINELRPLSDSYDAEYYSQVSSAPNSSNLTPAELFKYYITTGGDNAVRNPKPPNEVLPGFDLVSGKGTISGNLNAADGANLNRKGSYSEEYLLSGLDPGQQVQLDLTAAYDTYLQLVDLVTGEVIAENDNIGSGNPNSRINFTVEPGTPYMVRVSGVNANAVGAFTLSGQASSTIVGNLAANGGNVSDNITNTDLPDPHEINAFKRDYRLDLTGVNPGQELKIALNSSSFDSYLELINADTKEFIASNDDIGDENTNSQLNFVVESGINYAVRVTSWDEQQTGSFTLTSTVEAGAGATPLIGRDETITGTFTPGGLNESDTYTLQGVNPGEQIRINVESETFDNSVQLLANGVAISSNDDANGETDSELTFTAQANTTYQIQVNRSDKDRAGDGHYTVTTTPLTGEGSTVTLGDPGMQSLLANKTTLGREDVLSFINQATADGTVSVQEQADLKELTREAVSFRMPDSVKFQLTQVNDAIDRTGQNTAVNGTVLQNALGLIKGINPQPIYIGAGDTARGQSPVVQTNVEHLKIEGELYGNDKEDRIRGINQRDLGDCAFMGALGAVFATSQSPKNIKAEPFITTNGDGTYTFRFFDDNREAYYVTVDQTVATVKGQGTINFTDTNTKKVFNYDQMPFAQRGGTATEITLPVTVDLNGAEITDQFPFPDRRQLLANSDASIWGALAEKAYAVFREQTANAGFIQGIEKELQGTKVYGGYTFIGNGDNSRDPLERITGRKGDLYARVAAGNTDHATGEVLTQDTFFKAQLIGTSATSDETQRLNFDDITNALNKGNPIAAATSQSSLLLVGGHVYSVTNAYVDEGGTEHVVVRNPWGQDNDYNLRNDPTRYSGNFYDGVIDLTFDQFKSGFSDLAIIV